The stretch of DNA ggaagatgacttgttcacgaaagagaagatggcgttgatccctaaatcgctaaaatggatgattcgTGAATTGCTGAGggtcaaagataaacgtgatataatcacaattcttgtcccccgaggattcattgcaccgcgtacccagatcacgttatttggagaggatttgcagcaggttgctacgtttgactacatcggcaaccagggaatgttgtttggaatgatgtatactcttctttaatctaattaaccttatatatcaaattatagtcaaattattataagacactaacactttttttggcaggcacatatgggagagcatcaacggtctgagaaaaattttcaagttttacgacccagagcttctcgtAGTGCATGGGAACACCAATGAAGAaaagagtcagtcttttgacgatgaggcaagacgattggctaattggttatcataaataaataacaaccatcaaatgttctttattccttggaatatcgggtaaactctatttaattctttagtgctaattgttcatttctatattatgacttcaaattatttttatactatcttacttatattccaatataattttctaggatgcattggacgctagtggtggttacgccaaggaaaattatccatttaaaccctgtaagtggccgcccaattcccgaagaaatagaacaaatgatcggaaggtaataatttaatgacttcttatgtaacaaatttaaattaactaacgaattgaaatgctaatataatttttcaaaacagggcattcatgtatataggggacgcacatcagtatcttggcccgtggctaggaattaaccaagcaaactgtccaagacaacctaaaagccaagaatgtgatttttatgttttgaaatatatcactgacatcgtcgcacgtgcaaaccccagccgttacatacaagatcaaaaagtattaagttttaattattgattatagtatataaattctataagaacaaatatataatatacatatatataaactaatataaatttttaatttttttaacagtttgggggtaagaagcaatacaatccaaaaacagaattgttaccactacagcgaaagtggatagaacaattgatggcggtgattcacggtgacgattgaggttgaaaggtccaagaatttttcttcattatgtaattttttatagattaacttgtagttagatttattaacttattaatatttttaactaattttacattagtgtttgtgtaatatttaattacttttatgaaattaaattatgtattttacccaaatttaaataatatttaatttacattttaaaaaataaatatgtaatttaaattaaataaaataatatataaattaataaatatataattaaaatgtaattaaaattatataattaaattaaaaaaagtgaaaaaagtGAAATTCGcgtacctatggcgtcggttgctacgctacatatggcgtcggttattagctaggaacctatggcgtcggttcctagctaataactgacgccataggggtacatatggcgtcggttcatttaaaccctttagcgtcgccctgatcagcgtcggtagtgaatttcgcaaaaaccgacgctgaaagggcttaaaaaccatCTCTAAAGGGGGTTATTGTAGTAGTGACGAGAGCAGACATAGCTCACGCACGCCTTAAGCATCCTAGGCTGGTTCATGTCCAATCCAGGCATGGAACATTAGACCGCCCTTAAATGGTTATTGGGATATGTGAAGGGCACTTGGAATTATGGTCTGACCAATGAAAAACCAAAAGGAGAATTAGAATTGAAAGGGTTCTTGGATGTAGACTACGCCTCGAATAGAGATACCAAAAAATTAACCACTTCTTACGTTTTCTTGACAAAGTGGAATTGTATATGTGTGAAGGCTCAATTACAGTCTGTGGTTACTCTTTCCACCACGGAAGCAGAATTCATCGCGACTACGGAAGCATTCAATTGGAAGCTTTATGAGTTAAAACAAATCAAAAGAGGGGTGATTGTTTATTCAGATAGCCACTCTTCCATCCACCTTTGTAAAAATCCAGTTTATCATGGAAAGAGAAAACATATAGATATTAGACTCTAATGGATTAGAGAGAAGATAGAAGAAAGACTGGTTGATTTAGAGAAGGTCAGAATAGAAGATACTCTTATTGATATTGGACTAAGGTCTTAACCTTAAACAAGTTCTAGCATTGCTTGAAATTGATCAATCTCAGAAGTTAGTATATTGAGATTAATGGAACACCAACCAATGATGGCTACATTCTTTCTTCATTATCTTCATTCTTTTAATTTGAAGTAACTAGTGGAATTTGTCGTATAgtttttccaaataaaaagatCTCTGCAAACATCATTTTGAGATATTTGTTTACTCACGGTTGCCAGTCCTGGAAGGAATCTTGTGGAATGATAGTCGGGTCTGGAAGGGAGTTCTCGAATGACTATAATGTCCACTCCGGGTCCAATGTTCAGGAAACTAGCCTCACTCTGGGATGGATTTCTAGTTGGCCAGTTGTCCCTCCGGTAGTTCCAGATAGTCGACTCCAGGAGGCTCTATCATATCTAGAAGCATCTTCAGCAAGTGTCCTTGGTTTGTGAGTAAGGAAGCTCATATATGTTCTCGGAGGCCCTGATTCTAAAGCTAACGTGGAGACATGACTCAAAGAGGAATTGGTTcagttagttatttctaactaacttaacaacttCGATTCTTGCAGCCCCTGACTTTAGAATCTTGATCCAAAGTCTATAAATACCACCTTGACTTGTTATTTCGAGAGATAAGTTTAAGAACTCAGAGAGATGACATTGATAGTTTGAGAGAGAAAAGATtgagaggtagagagagaggcgcAAAGAAAAGAGAGATATTGGATTTCAGTTTTGCAAGAAGAATCTTCTAtagatgaagaagattcttAGGTATAAGTATGAGAGttaaaacacttagtgattaggaCTCAACAGAGAATCTCGTCTCGACTGTATTGTACTTATTCTTactcaatcaataaagaaagATGAAGGTGGTATTTTAGAACTACAGTAGAGCCATAGATCACATCGATCTATCGGACTTGAACCAGTATATATCATGGTGTCTATTACTTTTTGTTTTTTGCATTTATTGTTTTTTGATTTTACATACTCTGCTTGCCCCTGCTTTACTTTCGAtttttgttcttaatttattaatCTTGTCattgttaattatttaattgtttaaagTTTCATTGATTTGATTCTGCACATTTCGTCGTAATTTTCCTACAAAACCCTTTCTTTTATTGATGACTACTCTTATTACTGTAAAGTATTTTAGCACTTCCATCTAATTTTTCCCTACATAAATCACACAATCAAGACACAGTTTACTTTTTGTTCCAGAACCTttttaatatctatatatatttatttagtttacGATTTACCCTGAGCAAACAATTACTATTAAAAGTCATCAATCttctataaataatataacaacttCAAAAACGAAAAATCTTTATTGCTGGCCGGATTAACATATATTCAAAACATAAATACTTACActtctttaataaaataaaaaaaaaaaaaggcaaaagGTGGCAATATTAATAATTGCTTTGTTATTCAAGTATATGTGAGCTGTTTTCTTAGCTAGCTCAAAAGAACTGATTGTTTTTTCTTCGATTCTAGAGgaatattttgatattaaacTTCAAACTATACTTCCAAAATATTGttgataatattattatttaatcctCAAACTAACACTTCGGAAGATCTTTAGGTGGTGGTAGAACAGATTCACTGGGCCCTTTTCCATTGTCCACAACAAATGCCATTTTTAGTCCCCATGTTGTATGCACTTCCAAGTGACAGTGCATAAACCAAACACCTAAAATAAAATCATAGTTAATTTTGTTGAATAAATTCATATTAACATACatgcaaaatatataaaataataataagctgcaagacatatatatatatatattacaggTAATTACCTGGATTATCAGCCCGAAATCTAATAGCAACCCATCCACCTGAAGGCACGCCCACAGTATTTCTCTCAACCGGGTCAACTAGATTGAACTTCTTTGGATCTGTTTTATTGTTGAAATTTCCCGTTCCTCTGCCAACTTCAAAGAAATTAAAGCCATGCAGATGAACTGGATGATTTTCAGGAGTTAGCATCCCAGTATCTTGCAAAACTAGCTGAATTGTAGAATTGTAAGCAAGTCTGTAAAGCTTTGTTCCCTTGGTGGTAGCAAAGTTGTTTGGCTGCGTTCCAGTGAAATTATAAGTGACAGGCGGTTTTCCAGGAAAATCATCAGTGAAAACTCCGCTAATATTGAATACATGAGCTTGAAGGAGAGCAATTTGGGGCATAACAAAGGTAACATTGTTGATATCCGCGACCACTCGACTACCATTGATGCATGTGGAACAAGGGTTGATTCCGAGTCCAACAGTGAATAACAAAGAATGGTCAATGTTGAGTGGAACTCTAGCTGGGTATTTCTTAGAGTTAAGACTCCTTAAGGATTTGGTGAAATTATTAGCAACTGATGTGGCGTTTCTTGGAGGTGTGGAGGTGAGGATGGTGCGAGAGCTAGAAAGGGTTCCTGAGTAATGCAAAGTGGCGGTGGCGGTCTTGTTATCGACGACGATCGCAGGAGCATCCATGAATGGAGATGCAGCGACTAGATACTTGCCAGCATTTCGGTCGGCGTGGAGAATGACGTTGGTTGTTTGACCAGGGGCTATGACAATGGTGTCAGTTTTGAAGGGTTTGGTGTAGACAGCATCAACTTCGACCACTGTGACTTGGTGGCCGGCTATCTTGAAAAAGAGCTCCTCATTGAGCGCAGCATTGATAATTCTGAGCAAGTACCTCTTGTTATTTTCTACAGGTAAGTTAAACCCTCCTTGTGAGGTGCAACCTGAGATAGGGCCGGTTTGGCCATTAATTGTGTGGGCATCAGAAACATTTGGAGCCAAACCAGATTTCAAAGCCTCATTAATCACAGCTTCCACATCTGATTTCCACCACTCACCTAAGACAACAAATTAAAATGGTGATAAtgaagcatatatatatataaatatatagtattaataatgaattactaatattataattaattaatgtaccTAACATAATAACTTTTTCCTTATGTGGTGCGGGAAATGGATATGGGACACCACGTTTGGGTAAGATGACTATGGCTCCATGGACAGTGGCTCTAAGCCATAGAATGTGTGCATGCCACCATAGAGTGCCTCTTTGGCCTGTGAGCGTATAGTTGTATATGTATTGTTGTCCTGGCTGAATTGGACATTGTGTAATGTATGCAGGTCCATCAGCCCACCCTGTCCTAATTTGTCTAATGCCATGcctattttttattcaatttaaattCCATATAAATATAAGAGATCATTAAATTCATCATGATGTTtcgaaatatataataattaatgaattgtAGAATAATTAAGAAGTTACAATTATCATAACTCACCAATGGATGCTGAGATTGTATTGGACGTGGTTGACCACCTTAACCAAAACGGTGTCGTCTTCTCTTGCATATATAGTTGGACCAGGAAACCTTCCGTTGACAGTCACAATGGGCTTAGTAGAACACAATTTTGTGCTGTTCTTCAACACCACCTGCAGAATATAGATGatgaaaattaataagttatttttatttaatgtatatttgtGCATGCATGTATATATAGAGTAACTATATAGCTAGCTGCTAGCTCTTACGTACGTTAAACTTGTAGTGTCGAACCATGCATTCCACCGAGGATGGAAACAAACAAGCCACCACCACTATTAAGAACCGAATCCAACAAAACATCTCCATTATTACCTAGTACGtacttttttctctctctttcagtGTCTTTCGCAGAAAACTTTTGTCTCTCTCTTGCCCTTTTTTAGTTAAGTAACTACTACTCCGATAGGTGAAGTGGTGATGATGTATCTTAAGAGATTGAGAAACGATTATATATATTCTCTGAAAGAGTTGTTAAGATCATCAAACAATAATTTGCTGCGACATCGTTTTTAGCCGGGTTGGTGCACTGATCGCATACTTGAGAACCAAGCTGATTTAGCTCGAACGTCCAACGTCGTTTGTGCAAAACAAGCTGTCGTTTTGGCCAGAAACTCGTTATTTTTTGCTAACTTTTCTTGCGTATTACACAAAGTAGTAGTTATCCGTCAAAGCATTACACTTTTTCAAAGCTAagctacatataaatatatatatacacatataaatatatattattaaaattataaggtCTCTATCTATGTAGATAGATGATACTAACCGATTTTGTCAATTGGGCTAAGAGGTGAGTGACCAGCTCTTGGGGTTTGGTGCAACCGTATTGGGTAAAGTACACCCGATCCCAGCTAACGGAACCAGAAATAAAATAGTGACTTACATTTGGTCATCCAATCTGGCAATTCCACCCCAACTTGAAAGCTCAGTGAAAAATTTAATTGGTCAATGAATTGAATTGACATTGACAAGGTAACTAAACACTAACCCCACTCCTTTagcattaatatatttaattatattgattTCAATGGTAATGATGATATTGTATGAATACTGAGAATTAATGTTCATTTACCTACTTACTATGTTAAGCTTTAATCTATTAATTATGTATTTATACTAGGAATGCATgagataataaatttttaattattttcgaataGTACTATCCATAATATATGTTTCTATGTAATGAACGCCACTATTTCTTAATATGTTCATAGCACATTAACTTAATACGTACTTTCTACGTTATGAATTTAAAAAGATTAAAATTATTTGTAATTACGCAATGTTAATATATGGTGGGAACACCATGAATTTTACGGCCGGTGGAATACGACATATAATGGaatgtattaattaattaaccggCAACAATATTATATTCGATATCTAGTTGAGATATATAGTTTTCTGTAAGCAAAATATTTTAGATGTGGATAGCATGATTATGATGCATGTAAGAGGGTACAGTTTATTTAACCTTTTCTCTccttacaagaaaaaaaaaatatacattctTCCTATAAttttgagcattgctattaagTATGTTAAAGTTTCCAATACTATAGTGAAATGAGGAGTAAAATATATTAGGAGgccaattattaaatatttataattactacaaacttacttttattcataacaaaaattgtgactaaaagtgaaaaaattatgactaattataaatcatcataTGTTATGATTAAAAAGTTTGTAGCTAAAGATATGagtaacaaaaattataatttattatgactaaatgtatttttaatcacaatacttATTATGACTTAAACTAAATTgaagttttttctattttaggctaaaattacccaaaataaacatttatatcaTCCCAagaaaaaatatacatttatactatttattaattgcaaaaataatttttgtaaagattttttattacaaaaatacatggAGAGATGAATTTCGGGTGCAAAAAGAGAGTGTGAAATACAATAAGACAGGCGAGTGAGATTCACACGCGAGTGAGGAGGGTAAAGCCATTTACTGACGCGCGCAGAACTACAGCGTCAGAATGCAGCAGGGACTCTGCGCCTACCACGTGGCAATGTGGACGAAGAGAGCTTGGGCGTGGGG from Cannabis sativa cultivar Pink pepper isolate KNU-18-1 chromosome 2, ASM2916894v1, whole genome shotgun sequence encodes:
- the LOC115720632 gene encoding laccase-4; this encodes MEMFCWIRFLIVVVACLFPSSVECMVRHYKFNVVLKNSTKLCSTKPIVTVNGRFPGPTIYAREDDTVLVKVVNHVQYNLSIHWHGIRQIRTGWADGPAYITQCPIQPGQQYIYNYTLTGQRGTLWWHAHILWLRATVHGAIVILPKRGVPYPFPAPHKEKVIMLGEWWKSDVEAVINEALKSGLAPNVSDAHTINGQTGPISGCTSQGGFNLPVENNKRYLLRIINAALNEELFFKIAGHQVTVVEVDAVYTKPFKTDTIVIAPGQTTNVILHADRNAGKYLVAASPFMDAPAIVVDNKTATATLHYSGTLSSSRTILTSTPPRNATSVANNFTKSLRSLNSKKYPARVPLNIDHSLLFTVGLGINPCSTCINGSRVVADINNVTFVMPQIALLQAHVFNISGVFTDDFPGKPPVTYNFTGTQPNNFATTKGTKLYRLAYNSTIQLVLQDTGMLTPENHPVHLHGFNFFEVGRGTGNFNNKTDPKKFNLVDPVERNTVGVPSGGWVAIRFRADNPGVWFMHCHLEVHTTWGLKMAFVVDNGKGPSESVLPPPKDLPKC